The following proteins are co-located in the Calditrichota bacterium genome:
- a CDS encoding permease, whose translation MDWKREWRTLVLIVVGFLVCFYLPVGTPRFDRAIAEALQLVKWYAREHVVLCLIPAFFIAGAIAVFVSKESVMRYLGARANRVLAYGVASVSGSILAVCSCTVLPLFAGIYRMGAGLGPATTFLYSGPAINVLAIVLTARILGLQLGIARAVGAVLFSIVIGLLMHFFFRKEELAKEEAQMLLPTPEAKRPLWQTATFFALMVAILVFANWGKPVQAVGLWASIYGVKWLLTGVAAAALAVVLATWFRLGWWKLFLVAGATVAAAFAVPHTPMISFGVGVVGLSILTSRDDGEAGEWFASTWGYAKQILPLLFFGVLVAGGLLGRPGQEGLIPSRWVTRLVGGNSLGANLFASVVGAFMYFATLTEVPILQGLIGNGMGQGPALALLLAGPALSLPSMLVIHSIMGTKKTLAFVLLVVVMATVTGMLVGALV comes from the coding sequence GTGGTACGCGCGGGAACACGTCGTGCTCTGCTTGATCCCTGCCTTTTTCATTGCCGGTGCCATCGCTGTGTTTGTCAGCAAGGAATCGGTGATGCGCTACTTGGGGGCGCGGGCCAACAGGGTGCTTGCCTACGGTGTTGCCTCCGTCTCCGGAAGCATCCTGGCGGTCTGTTCGTGCACGGTGCTGCCGCTTTTTGCCGGCATCTATCGCATGGGAGCCGGTCTGGGGCCTGCTACCACCTTTCTCTACTCGGGGCCGGCCATCAACGTCCTGGCCATTGTACTGACGGCGCGCATCCTCGGGCTGCAACTGGGGATCGCCAGAGCGGTCGGGGCGGTGCTGTTCAGCATCGTCATCGGCCTGCTCATGCACTTTTTCTTCCGCAAGGAGGAGTTGGCAAAAGAAGAGGCACAGATGCTGTTGCCAACACCAGAAGCAAAACGCCCGCTGTGGCAAACAGCCACCTTTTTCGCCTTGATGGTGGCAATCCTGGTGTTCGCCAACTGGGGCAAGCCGGTGCAGGCCGTTGGCTTGTGGGCGAGCATCTACGGCGTGAAATGGCTCCTGACCGGGGTTGCTGCTGCCGCGCTGGCTGTGGTGTTAGCCACCTGGTTTCGCCTGGGCTGGTGGAAACTGTTCCTGGTAGCAGGTGCCACGGTGGCTGCCGCTTTCGCGGTGCCGCACACGCCGATGATTTCCTTCGGCGTGGGTGTGGTGGGCCTATCGATCCTAACGAGCCGTGACGACGGAGAGGCAGGCGAATGGTTTGCTTCCACGTGGGGCTATGCCAAGCAGATCTTGCCTCTCTTGTTCTTCGGCGTGCTCGTTGCCGGTGGGCTTCTGGGCCGCCCGGGTCAAGAGGGACTGATACCGTCGCGTTGGGTGACCCGGCTGGTGGGCGGCAATTCCCTGGGCGCCAACCTGTTTGCCTCGGTAGTTGGGGCGTTCATGTACTTTGCCACGCTCACCGAGGTGCCTATTCTGCAGGGACTGATTGGCAATGGGATGGGCCAAGGGCCAGCTCTGGCCCTGCTGCTGGCGGGCCCGGCTCTCTCCTTACCAAGCATGCTCGTCATCCACAGCATCATGGGCACTAAAAAAACGCTGGCGTTTGTTCTCCTCGTGGTGGTCATGGCCACCGTCACAGGCATGCTGGTCGGCGCCCTGGTGTAG